In Candidatus Hamiltonella defensa 5AT (Acyrthosiphon pisum), one genomic interval encodes:
- a CDS encoding type III effector protein, protein MQEILNVLPLVTDIQLLKSSNTIEFILDNVQAQAKDYQHSVCVGLLLCEEKILYDVIFKHISLLFASLEEAQDYGLELRKKHWWLWCRADGDIGTNVEQMASILDQLLSFRHYLISLISNHSKN, encoded by the coding sequence ATGCAAGAAATATTAAATGTGCTCCCTCTGGTGACCGATATCCAGCTTTTAAAAAGCTCAAATACCATTGAGTTTATTTTAGATAACGTCCAGGCCCAGGCAAAAGATTATCAACATTCTGTTTGTGTAGGATTGCTTTTATGTGAAGAAAAGATTTTATACGATGTCATCTTTAAACATATAAGCTTACTATTCGCCTCCTTGGAAGAGGCACAAGATTACGGACTAGAACTCAGAAAGAAACATTGGTGGTTATGGTGTCGAGCTGATGGTGATATTGGGACCAATGTAGAACAGATGGCATCCATATTAGATCAACTATTATCTTTTAGACATTATCTGATCTCACTGATATCAAATCATTCTAAAAATTGA